One window from the genome of Cyclobacterium amurskyense encodes:
- the purL gene encoding phosphoribosylformylglycinamidine synthase: MKILFFQSPEKTLYALETNEALKNSELEKLNWLFGGADYLEDLEISGEFIGPRKEMITPWSTNAVEISQNMGIKGILRIEAFYPWTEGSTFDPMLQRHYKGLGQNVYSIAKTPDPIQYIEDISSYNEKEGLALNAEEVAYLEGVSKSLDRPLTDSEVFGFSQVNSEHCRHKIFNGTFILDGEEKSMTLFQLIKETSKANKNGIVSAYSDNVAFVKGPKALQFAPKSSDKADYFEIKEIDTVISLKAETHNFPTTVEPFNGAATGSGGEIRDRMAGGTASIPLAGTAVYMTSYPRSEAGRSWEKNLSERKWLYQSPMDILIKASNGASDFGNKFGQPIICGSLMTFEHNEDELHWGFDKVIMQAGGVGFTAAPYSLKKNPEKGDRIVLMGGDNYRIGMGGSAVSSLNTGELSLSLEMNAIQRSNPEMQKRVSNVIRALAESEDNPIVSIHDHGAGGHLNCLSELVENTGGTIDLEKLPVGDPTLSAKEIIGNESQERMGLVVKDVHIDKIKKIADRERAPFYNIGQTTGDMQFKFENTQTGEKPVDWSLNHMFGSSPKTVLVDKKAKQNFKAPEYKVQDFEQYLTNVLQLEAVACKDWLTNKVDRSVTGRVAKQQTTGELQLPLNNVAVMAMDYSGNKGIATSIGHSPIAALVSPEAGSRLAIAEALTNLIWAPLTDGLKGVSLSANWMWPAKNEGENERLYRAVESTSDFAIALGINIPTGKDSLSMTQKYPSGQTVKSPGTVIISTVGECSDINNVISPGLKASPESTLLYIDLSKDDAKLGGSSFAQSLNKIGNEVPDIKDAAYFKSAFATIQDLIKQNKVLAGHDISSGGLITTILEMCFPNQNTGIDIHASNLKEKDLIKALFAENPGLVIQVKDAADITTFLNSQGISAVEIATVNATGTIKIDGLNKSWEVSVLRDIWYKSSYLLDQQQSGKRLAKERFENYKNQPLNYTFPEQWKGTYESLNLDPNRKTTTGAKAAIIREKGVNGDREMAYSLWLAGFDVKDIHMTDLISGRENLEDVNMIVFVGGFSNSDVLGSAKGWAGAFLYNEKAKNALDNFYARKDTLSLGVCNGCQLMVALDLINPEHEEKASMLHNESHKFESSFVNVTIPQNNSVMFGSLSGLQLGVWVAHGEGKFNLPADKESYNIGMKYSYEAYPGNPNGSDHNVAGLASKDGRHLAIMPHIERAIAPWNWPYYPEGLQREDVSPWITAFINARNWVEEHSA; the protein is encoded by the coding sequence ATGAAGATTTTGTTTTTTCAATCCCCGGAGAAGACCCTTTACGCCCTTGAAACCAATGAGGCGTTAAAAAATAGTGAACTGGAGAAATTGAACTGGCTTTTCGGAGGCGCCGATTATTTGGAAGACCTGGAGATTTCTGGTGAATTTATCGGTCCCAGGAAGGAAATGATTACCCCTTGGTCTACAAATGCGGTGGAAATTAGCCAGAATATGGGAATAAAAGGGATTCTGAGAATTGAAGCCTTCTACCCATGGACTGAAGGCAGTACTTTCGACCCCATGCTTCAACGACATTATAAAGGTTTGGGGCAGAATGTCTACTCAATTGCAAAAACTCCTGACCCTATCCAATATATAGAGGACATTAGCTCCTATAATGAAAAAGAGGGATTGGCATTAAATGCTGAAGAGGTGGCCTATTTGGAAGGTGTAAGCAAATCACTGGACAGGCCATTGACAGACAGTGAAGTGTTTGGCTTTAGCCAGGTTAACTCCGAACATTGCAGGCATAAAATCTTCAATGGCACCTTTATCTTAGATGGTGAGGAAAAATCCATGACGCTGTTTCAGTTAATCAAAGAAACTTCCAAAGCCAATAAAAATGGAATAGTCTCAGCTTACAGTGACAACGTAGCCTTTGTAAAAGGACCTAAAGCTTTGCAATTTGCGCCCAAGTCATCCGATAAAGCAGATTATTTTGAGATTAAAGAAATAGATACCGTAATATCCTTAAAAGCGGAAACCCATAATTTCCCTACCACTGTAGAGCCTTTCAATGGTGCTGCTACGGGGTCAGGGGGGGAAATCAGAGACAGGATGGCAGGTGGTACCGCCTCTATCCCACTAGCTGGCACGGCAGTTTACATGACTTCTTACCCTAGATCAGAAGCTGGAAGAAGTTGGGAGAAGAACCTTTCGGAGCGAAAATGGCTCTACCAATCCCCTATGGACATCCTTATTAAAGCGTCTAACGGTGCCAGTGACTTTGGTAATAAATTTGGTCAGCCAATCATTTGCGGAAGCCTTATGACTTTCGAGCACAATGAGGATGAGCTACATTGGGGATTCGATAAGGTAATCATGCAAGCAGGAGGAGTTGGTTTTACTGCAGCCCCTTATAGTCTTAAGAAAAATCCCGAAAAAGGTGATCGTATAGTCCTGATGGGTGGTGACAATTATAGAATTGGCATGGGAGGCAGCGCTGTTTCCTCTCTAAACACTGGTGAACTTAGTCTTTCCTTAGAAATGAATGCCATTCAGCGGTCAAATCCTGAAATGCAGAAAAGAGTATCAAATGTCATCAGAGCTTTGGCTGAAAGTGAGGACAATCCTATCGTATCAATACATGACCATGGAGCAGGTGGCCACTTAAACTGCCTTTCTGAATTGGTGGAAAATACTGGAGGAACCATTGATTTGGAAAAATTGCCTGTTGGGGACCCTACCCTTTCTGCCAAAGAAATCATTGGCAATGAGTCCCAGGAAAGAATGGGATTGGTAGTAAAAGATGTTCACATCGACAAGATAAAAAAGATTGCTGACCGAGAAAGAGCTCCATTTTATAATATTGGCCAAACGACTGGGGACATGCAATTCAAATTTGAAAACACCCAGACAGGAGAAAAACCTGTTGATTGGAGTTTGAATCATATGTTTGGGTCTTCCCCAAAAACTGTTTTGGTGGACAAAAAAGCCAAGCAAAATTTTAAAGCACCAGAATACAAAGTTCAAGATTTTGAGCAGTATTTAACCAATGTGCTGCAATTAGAAGCAGTAGCTTGCAAAGACTGGCTCACCAACAAAGTAGACAGGTCAGTTACTGGTAGGGTGGCCAAGCAACAAACAACTGGCGAACTTCAGCTTCCATTGAATAATGTGGCAGTGATGGCCATGGATTATTCAGGAAATAAAGGAATAGCTACTTCCATCGGCCATTCTCCTATAGCCGCTTTGGTAAGTCCTGAAGCCGGCTCCCGATTGGCAATAGCGGAAGCACTTACCAACTTAATATGGGCACCACTTACCGATGGACTAAAAGGGGTTTCCCTAAGTGCCAACTGGATGTGGCCAGCCAAAAACGAAGGAGAAAATGAACGGTTGTACCGAGCAGTTGAATCCACAAGTGATTTTGCTATCGCTTTGGGGATAAACATTCCTACCGGAAAAGACTCCTTGTCCATGACCCAGAAGTACCCAAGTGGCCAAACGGTAAAGTCTCCAGGGACAGTTATCATATCCACTGTAGGTGAATGTTCAGATATAAATAATGTTATTTCTCCTGGTCTGAAGGCTAGCCCTGAATCAACATTGCTATACATAGATTTGTCGAAGGATGATGCAAAATTAGGTGGCAGCTCCTTTGCCCAATCGCTAAATAAAATTGGCAACGAAGTACCAGACATAAAGGATGCAGCCTATTTCAAAAGTGCCTTTGCAACCATTCAAGACCTTATAAAGCAAAACAAAGTACTAGCTGGTCATGACATTTCATCCGGTGGTTTGATCACTACCATATTGGAAATGTGTTTCCCTAACCAGAATACGGGAATAGACATTCATGCTTCAAACCTTAAGGAAAAAGATTTGATCAAAGCATTGTTTGCTGAAAATCCAGGTTTGGTAATTCAAGTAAAAGATGCAGCCGATATCACTACCTTCTTAAATTCTCAAGGAATTTCAGCAGTGGAAATCGCTACTGTAAATGCTACAGGGACCATTAAAATTGATGGTTTGAATAAATCTTGGGAAGTTTCAGTATTGAGGGATATTTGGTACAAATCTTCTTACCTATTGGACCAACAACAGTCTGGGAAACGGCTCGCAAAAGAAAGGTTTGAAAATTACAAAAATCAACCTTTGAACTATACCTTTCCTGAGCAATGGAAAGGGACTTACGAATCATTGAATTTGGACCCCAATAGGAAAACAACCACGGGCGCCAAAGCAGCAATTATTCGTGAAAAAGGAGTCAATGGAGACAGAGAGATGGCCTATTCATTATGGCTGGCTGGATTCGATGTCAAAGACATCCATATGACAGACCTTATATCAGGAAGGGAAAACCTAGAGGATGTAAACATGATTGTGTTTGTAGGTGGCTTCTCAAATTCAGATGTTCTTGGTTCTGCCAAGGGATGGGCCGGAGCTTTTCTTTACAATGAAAAAGCTAAGAATGCATTGGACAACTTTTATGCAAGGAAAGACACGCTCAGTTTAGGTGTATGTAATGGTTGCCAGTTGATGGTGGCATTAGACCTTATCAATCCTGAACATGAGGAAAAAGCCAGCATGCTTCACAATGAAAGCCATAAATTTGAATCTTCTTTTGTAAATGTTACAATTCCACAAAACAATTCAGTAATGTTTGGATCCTTGTCGGGTCTTCAACTGGGTGTGTGGGTTGCACATGGGGAAGGGAAATTCAATTTGCCAGCTGATAAAGAAAGTTACAATATAGGCATGAAATACTCCTATGAAGCTTATCCTGGAAACCCCAATGGATCAGACCATAATGTAGCCGGCTTGGCATCTAAAGATGGAAGACATCTTGCGATAATGCCTCATATAGAGCGGGCAATTGCGCCTTGGAACTGGCCATATTATCCGGAAGGTCTTCAGAGAGAGGACGTAAGCCCTTGGATAACTGCCTTTATCAATGCTAGAAACTGGGTCGAAGAGCACAGTGCCTAA
- a CDS encoding TetR/AcrR family transcriptional regulator — protein METRQNIIRIALKNFLVYGVRAVTMDEIARIAGISKKTIYEEFSSKEELVNAAIEASIKEYRCDLDEMESIDESAIDHLLRMTRYLREVFTSMNPLLMQDIQRFYPKCWLKINEFKTEKVLQNIIMVLEKGKESGDFRIEINSELLAYMRMDQITNTFTSNYAKFSPSFLDCQLAILDHFIHGILTDQGRSNYYRKLQTQEL, from the coding sequence TTGGAAACGAGACAAAATATAATTCGAATAGCACTAAAAAATTTTTTAGTGTACGGGGTAAGGGCAGTCACTATGGATGAAATAGCCAGGATTGCGGGAATATCTAAAAAAACAATTTATGAAGAATTCTCTAGTAAAGAGGAACTGGTCAACGCAGCAATAGAAGCATCAATAAAAGAATACAGGTGTGATTTAGATGAGATGGAAAGCATTGATGAAAGTGCTATTGACCATCTTTTACGAATGACAAGATATTTAAGGGAAGTTTTTACCAGCATGAACCCATTATTAATGCAAGATATTCAAAGGTTTTATCCGAAATGCTGGTTAAAAATAAATGAATTCAAAACTGAGAAAGTACTTCAAAATATTATTATGGTATTAGAAAAAGGCAAGGAATCTGGAGATTTTCGAATTGAAATCAATTCAGAGTTACTGGCCTACATGCGTATGGATCAAATCACCAACACGTTTACTTCTAATTATGCCAAATTCAGCCCAAGTTTTCTTGATTGTCAACTGGCAATTTTAGATCATTTTATACATGGAATTCTTACTGACCAGGGTAGGTCTAATTATTATAGGAAACTACAAACACAGGAATTATAA
- a CDS encoding TolC family protein, translated as MNFKSIIFTVSIWVFGHWFTDVQAQQVAFTLEESVNYALENNAEARSANLEIQAAKGLVGERTAEGLPQITTRVNATKNLVVPITPFPAQFSDPEAPEGTFIGIQFSPVYSANLTATVSQMIFNGSYFIGLKAAKTYKQLVEFDKAFTELQVIENVKKAYFSVLVSKERETLIQANLNRLDTLLKETEILYQEGFAEKIDVTRIQVQNNNIRTELNKAKTSTRVSKAILKLQMGFPEDRDISLSNELDDFTQYLDTQRLLSEEGQQRVEVDQINTNYDLAVLDLKNNQIQYMPRLDANYTFQRNAFGGNFSKLWSGDWFTGSILGVTLEIPIFDGFTKRYKIQQNRVQMRQLEVQKEFTLQNIALEKFQAKQNLINSLQELEVQRENRDLALEVFNMAKIKYQEGVGSNLEVVEADATLKESETNYFSALYDTFIARVDLEKALGILK; from the coding sequence ATGAATTTTAAATCGATAATTTTCACCGTTTCAATTTGGGTTTTTGGCCATTGGTTTACGGATGTTCAGGCCCAGCAAGTAGCTTTTACTTTAGAAGAAAGCGTTAACTATGCGCTAGAAAACAATGCGGAAGCAAGAAGTGCCAATCTGGAGATTCAAGCAGCAAAAGGCTTGGTGGGCGAGCGAACTGCAGAGGGCTTGCCACAAATCACGACTAGGGTCAATGCAACCAAAAACCTTGTAGTACCTATTACTCCATTTCCTGCTCAATTTTCGGATCCGGAAGCTCCTGAAGGTACATTTATTGGTATTCAGTTTTCACCTGTCTATTCTGCCAACCTGACAGCCACTGTAAGTCAAATGATCTTTAACGGATCTTACTTCATAGGGCTTAAGGCGGCAAAAACTTACAAGCAATTGGTGGAATTTGACAAGGCCTTTACAGAACTTCAAGTGATTGAAAACGTGAAAAAGGCCTATTTTTCTGTTTTGGTAAGTAAGGAACGTGAAACCCTGATTCAAGCGAATTTAAATCGCTTGGATACACTTCTAAAGGAAACAGAGATTTTGTACCAAGAAGGCTTTGCAGAGAAAATAGATGTGACAAGGATACAAGTACAGAACAACAATATTAGAACTGAACTCAATAAAGCCAAAACTTCCACTAGAGTAAGCAAAGCCATATTGAAATTACAAATGGGTTTCCCTGAAGATAGGGATATTTCCCTGAGCAATGAACTTGACGATTTCACCCAATATTTAGATACCCAAAGGTTGTTAAGTGAGGAAGGTCAGCAAAGAGTCGAAGTAGATCAAATCAATACCAACTACGACTTGGCAGTTTTGGATTTGAAAAACAACCAGATTCAATACATGCCAAGGTTGGATGCCAATTATACATTTCAAAGAAATGCTTTCGGAGGTAATTTCTCCAAGCTATGGTCTGGAGACTGGTTTACAGGTTCAATTTTAGGGGTAACCCTGGAAATTCCAATATTTGATGGATTTACTAAAAGATATAAAATCCAACAGAACAGGGTGCAAATGAGGCAACTCGAAGTTCAAAAAGAATTTACGTTACAGAATATTGCCTTGGAAAAATTTCAGGCCAAACAGAATTTAATCAATAGTCTGCAGGAGTTGGAAGTTCAGCGGGAAAATAGGGATTTGGCATTGGAAGTTTTTAATATGGCTAAAATAAAGTACCAAGAGGGAGTTGGCTCCAACTTAGAAGTGGTGGAGGCTGATGCTACCTTGAAAGAATCGGAAACCAATTATTTTTCGGCGCTTTATGACACATTTATTGCACGAGTAGATTTAGAAAAAGCTTTGGGAATATTAAAATGA
- a CDS encoding efflux RND transporter periplasmic adaptor subunit translates to MKNTLKILTLSLMLGMFSCGQQEEDELSKKKSQLDEFKSESAELKVKIQELEEEISKMDPEFRKNQRKSVLVTTVKPETGRFDHYVEVTGSVLSKKNVNISAEVSGRVEEIVTREGMSVRKGQVIARIDAESVQRNLDEIQTQLELAKTIFEKQERLWNQQIGTEIQYLEAKNRKETLEKNLASIELQKDRSTIRAPFNGTVEELVVRVGELVQPGSPVVNFVGEDDLFIEGDISERYVGILDKGDSVSIYFPSIDKTLKTKVTAIGKVINPDNRTFKIEVFLPKLEKVKPNMISVLNIQDYSVEDAVTIPSYLILKDNKGSYVFVVEEGVAHKKYIERGMTYDSKTEIIEGLSGSEVLIDKGFREVGDNFSVNISS, encoded by the coding sequence ATGAAAAATACACTTAAGATTTTAACCCTATCCCTCATGCTGGGGATGTTTTCTTGTGGGCAGCAGGAAGAAGATGAGCTTTCTAAGAAGAAAAGCCAATTGGATGAGTTCAAATCCGAATCTGCAGAATTGAAAGTGAAGATTCAGGAATTGGAGGAAGAAATCTCCAAAATGGATCCCGAATTTCGAAAAAATCAGAGAAAGTCAGTTTTAGTAACAACAGTTAAACCTGAAACTGGAAGATTTGATCATTATGTAGAAGTAACCGGTTCTGTACTTTCCAAAAAGAATGTAAATATAAGTGCAGAAGTATCTGGCAGGGTAGAAGAGATTGTTACCAGAGAAGGCATGTCTGTAAGAAAAGGACAGGTTATTGCTCGAATAGATGCTGAATCGGTACAAAGGAATTTGGATGAAATCCAAACCCAACTAGAGCTTGCCAAAACCATCTTTGAGAAACAAGAAAGACTATGGAACCAGCAAATAGGTACAGAAATCCAATACCTAGAAGCAAAGAATAGAAAGGAAACCTTAGAAAAGAACCTTGCCTCTATAGAACTTCAAAAAGATAGAAGCACAATTAGAGCACCATTTAATGGAACTGTTGAGGAACTCGTTGTAAGGGTAGGTGAACTGGTGCAACCAGGTTCTCCTGTAGTTAATTTTGTAGGTGAAGATGACCTCTTTATAGAAGGAGATATTTCTGAAAGATATGTAGGGATTCTAGACAAGGGGGATTCGGTTAGTATTTATTTCCCATCCATTGATAAAACCTTAAAAACCAAAGTGACGGCTATTGGAAAGGTTATCAATCCTGACAACAGAACTTTTAAGATCGAAGTTTTTCTACCTAAGTTGGAAAAAGTTAAACCAAATATGATTTCGGTTTTAAATATTCAGGATTACAGCGTGGAAGATGCTGTTACCATCCCTTCTTACTTGATATTGAAGGACAACAAAGGAAGTTATGTGTTTGTTGTTGAAGAGGGGGTAGCTCATAAAAAATACATTGAAAGAGGCATGACCTACGATAGCAAAACGGAAATCATTGAAGGTTTAAGTGGTTCCGAAGTGCTTATTGACAAAGGATTTAGGGAAGTAGGAGATAATTTTAGTGTAAACATCTCATCTTAA
- a CDS encoding efflux RND transporter permease subunit: MASEENKKKGVIREFGVSSLSVDNRTSVVILTLIITFLGMFAYRTMPKESFPEIVIPTVYVGTAYPGNSPVDMENLISRPIEKELKSINNLKDVSSTSIQDFSSIVVEFNPNVEISKAIQDVKDAVDKAKSELPNDLDRDPDVLEVNTSEFPIMNVNISGNYTEQELKTYGEYLEDEIEKLTEISSADLSGTIEREIRINADLYKMEALGVTFSDISSAVSDENVTISGGNILSGDYRRTLRIDGEFAKPIEIEDVIVKTENNNIVYLRDVAEVEDTYKERESFARSKKLPVVTINVIKRSGENLLDASDKIKALIDEVKINKFPEDLEVTITNDQSKATRSQVDNLENSIISGVILVVLVLMFFLGFRNALFVGIAIPLSMFISFLVLNSLGVTLNLMVLFSLILALGMLVDNGIVVVENIYRLMQEGKSAVRAAKEGVGEVAWPIITSTATTLAAFLPLAFWDDIIGEFMKYLPITLIIVLSSSLFVALVINPVLTALFMKVQDVDKEKPVQKPMIVAAVLTTLAIISYFLTWIALGNLLFLSALLVIFNVFFLRRAIRWFQNVFLVRLEDLYEKTLLFALRGKKPYLFFGGTLILLVLSLALLFVSAPKILFFPDNQPALISIYIEKPIGTDITSTNEFVEEFEDDLFALLKPYDQIIESVITQIGEGTGDPMEGPSQASTPHKAKVTIGFEEYQFREGINTNEIMEKIRELAEGYPGVLMTVGKQQNGPPVGKPVNIEVTGEDFEQLITYVNSMREHINESGIQGIEELKTDLELGNPELIINIDREKARRFGLSTATIANELRTALFGLEVSKFKEGEDDYPIQLRLADKFRYDINALLNKKISFRDKFGNQKEIPISSVASLEYSSTYGSVKRKDLERVITIFSNVNDGYNATEINNEIKRLLQDFDIPEGINVSFTGEQEEQAKSAEFLTRALLISVSLIFLIIVAQFNSITTPFIIMASVILSTIGVFLGLVIFNMDFVIIMTGIGIISLAGVVVNNAIVLIDYTDLVRSRKREELNIGEEESLSKEDLLDSIIKGGKTRLRPVLLTAVTTVLGLIPLAIGMNIDFYGLLSSFDPKFYIGGDNADFWGPMAWTVIFGLTFATFLTLIVVPVMYLLADKLNTAVRKIS, encoded by the coding sequence ATGGCTTCAGAAGAAAATAAGAAAAAAGGAGTAATCAGGGAATTTGGTGTATCCTCACTTTCTGTTGATAACAGAACAAGTGTGGTTATTCTAACACTGATCATTACCTTCCTGGGGATGTTTGCCTACAGGACCATGCCCAAAGAAAGTTTTCCGGAAATTGTTATTCCTACGGTTTATGTAGGTACAGCATACCCCGGAAACTCACCCGTAGATATGGAAAACCTGATTTCTAGGCCCATTGAAAAAGAGTTAAAATCCATAAATAATTTAAAAGATGTAAGTTCCACTTCCATCCAGGACTTTTCATCGATTGTGGTTGAGTTTAATCCAAATGTGGAAATATCCAAGGCCATACAGGATGTCAAAGATGCGGTAGATAAAGCGAAAAGTGAGTTGCCTAATGATTTGGATAGAGACCCTGATGTGCTTGAGGTCAATACCTCAGAGTTTCCAATAATGAATGTAAATATTTCAGGAAACTATACCGAACAAGAGCTGAAAACTTATGGGGAATATTTGGAAGATGAAATTGAAAAATTAACTGAAATATCAAGTGCTGATTTAAGTGGGACCATTGAACGAGAAATTCGTATCAATGCGGATCTCTATAAAATGGAGGCTTTGGGTGTTACTTTTTCTGACATATCAAGCGCTGTTTCTGATGAGAATGTTACCATTTCAGGAGGTAATATTTTGTCTGGTGATTACAGAAGAACATTAAGGATAGATGGTGAATTTGCCAAGCCTATAGAAATTGAAGATGTTATCGTCAAGACCGAGAATAACAATATTGTATACCTGAGGGATGTAGCAGAAGTAGAAGATACCTATAAAGAAAGAGAGAGTTTTGCCAGAAGTAAGAAATTGCCTGTAGTTACAATTAATGTAATAAAAAGAAGTGGAGAAAATCTTTTGGATGCTTCTGATAAAATAAAGGCCCTTATTGATGAAGTGAAAATAAATAAATTTCCGGAGGATTTGGAAGTAACCATTACCAATGACCAATCCAAAGCCACACGGTCTCAAGTAGATAATTTAGAAAACAGTATCATATCAGGGGTGATCCTTGTGGTGTTGGTATTGATGTTTTTCCTTGGTTTCCGAAATGCACTGTTCGTAGGAATTGCTATTCCATTGTCTATGTTTATCTCATTCTTGGTACTCAATTCCTTGGGTGTTACCCTGAACCTCATGGTATTGTTCTCCTTAATTCTTGCTTTGGGAATGCTGGTGGACAATGGAATTGTGGTAGTAGAGAATATCTATAGACTGATGCAGGAAGGGAAATCTGCAGTAAGAGCAGCTAAAGAAGGCGTTGGTGAAGTGGCTTGGCCAATTATTACATCTACGGCTACTACACTTGCAGCCTTCCTTCCTCTGGCATTTTGGGATGATATCATTGGGGAGTTTATGAAATACCTTCCCATCACCTTGATTATCGTATTGTCTTCCTCCTTGTTCGTAGCCTTGGTAATCAACCCTGTGTTGACAGCCTTGTTTATGAAAGTCCAAGATGTAGATAAGGAAAAGCCCGTTCAGAAACCGATGATTGTTGCTGCAGTTTTGACTACATTGGCAATCATAAGTTATTTCCTAACTTGGATAGCCCTTGGAAATTTATTGTTCCTGTCTGCCCTGCTAGTTATATTTAATGTTTTCTTCTTAAGAAGGGCTATTCGTTGGTTCCAAAATGTATTCTTGGTTCGGTTGGAGGACCTATATGAAAAAACACTTCTTTTCGCATTAAGGGGTAAGAAGCCCTACCTCTTTTTCGGCGGAACGTTGATATTATTGGTGCTGTCATTGGCCTTACTTTTTGTAAGTGCGCCGAAAATATTATTTTTTCCTGACAATCAACCGGCCTTGATTAGTATATACATTGAAAAACCTATTGGAACGGACATTACTTCTACCAATGAATTTGTGGAAGAATTTGAAGATGATCTTTTTGCTTTACTGAAACCTTATGATCAAATCATAGAGTCTGTGATAACCCAAATTGGAGAAGGTACTGGAGACCCTATGGAAGGACCAAGCCAGGCATCTACTCCTCACAAGGCTAAGGTGACAATTGGTTTTGAAGAGTATCAATTCCGAGAAGGAATCAATACCAATGAAATCATGGAGAAGATTAGGGAATTGGCAGAGGGATATCCGGGTGTATTGATGACAGTAGGTAAGCAACAAAATGGACCTCCTGTAGGTAAACCTGTAAATATAGAAGTAACAGGGGAGGATTTTGAGCAGCTCATCACATATGTGAATTCTATGAGAGAGCATATAAATGAATCTGGAATACAAGGGATTGAGGAGTTGAAAACCGATCTGGAACTTGGAAATCCTGAATTAATCATAAATATCGATAGAGAGAAAGCACGTAGGTTCGGTTTGTCAACGGCAACTATCGCCAATGAATTGAGGACTGCTCTTTTCGGGCTGGAGGTATCCAAGTTCAAGGAGGGAGAAGATGATTACCCTATTCAGCTTAGGTTAGCAGATAAATTCAGGTATGATATCAATGCTTTGCTAAATAAAAAAATAAGCTTTAGAGACAAATTTGGTAATCAGAAGGAAATTCCAATTTCATCTGTAGCAAGTTTAGAATACAGTTCTACCTACGGTTCAGTTAAAAGAAAAGATTTGGAAAGGGTAATTACCATATTTTCCAATGTGAATGATGGTTATAATGCAACTGAAATTAATAACGAGATTAAACGATTGTTGCAGGATTTTGATATTCCGGAAGGGATTAATGTGAGCTTTACAGGTGAGCAGGAAGAACAAGCAAAATCAGCGGAGTTTTTGACTCGAGCATTATTGATTTCGGTCTCTTTAATCTTTCTGATTATCGTTGCACAGTTTAATTCCATAACTACGCCATTTATTATCATGGCATCCGTTATACTGAGTACCATTGGTGTGTTTTTAGGATTGGTGATTTTTAATATGGACTTTGTCATTATTATGACTGGTATTGGAATTATATCCTTAGCTGGAGTTGTAGTAAACAATGCGATTGTACTAATAGATTACACTGATTTGGTTCGCTCAAGGAAAAGAGAAGAATTAAATATCGGAGAAGAGGAAAGTCTATCAAAAGAGGATCTTTTAGATAGTATTATTAAGGGTGGAAAAACAAGATTACGACCAGTACTTTTAACTGCTGTTACCACAGTATTGGGGTTGATTCCATTGGCTATAGGGATGAATATCGATTTTTATGGATTGTTGTCCTCCTTTGACCCGAAATTTTATATTGGAGGGGATAATGCGGACTTTTGGGGCCCAATGGCATGGACTGTAATATTTGGTCTAACCTTTGCGACCTTTTTAACGTTAATAGTAGTACCTGTCATGTATTTATTGGCAGACAAATTAAATACGGCTGTTCGTAAGATCAGTTAA